One window of Neisseria subflava genomic DNA carries:
- the rpoZ gene encoding DNA-directed RNA polymerase subunit omega translates to MARITTEDCTGKIPNHFDLTLVAARRARQLENGNAPLVDDIRNNKPTVTALREIAAGQIGTELLTRNK, encoded by the coding sequence ATGGCCCGTATTACTACTGAAGACTGCACAGGTAAAATCCCTAACCACTTCGACCTTACCCTAGTTGCCGCCCGTCGCGCACGCCAGCTCGAAAACGGCAATGCGCCATTGGTTGACGACATCCGCAACAACAAACCAACCGTAACCGCCCTGCGCGAAATCGCAGCCGGACAAATCGGAACCGAGCTGCTGACCCGCAACAAATAA
- a CDS encoding adenine phosphoribosyltransferase has protein sequence MLIHPEVMGVEALADKIRKIENWPQKGILFHDITPVLQSAEYFRLLVDLLVYRYMGQKVDVVAGLDARGFIIGAALAYQLNVGFVPIRKKGKLPFDTVSQSYALEYGEATVEIHTDAIKPGARVLLVDDLVATGGTMLAGVELIRKLGGEVIEAAAILEFTDLDGGKKIRESGAPLFTLCQNKGCM, from the coding sequence ATGTTGATTCATCCTGAAGTAATGGGCGTAGAAGCTTTGGCGGACAAAATCCGTAAAATTGAAAACTGGCCGCAAAAAGGGATTTTGTTTCATGACATTACTCCCGTTTTGCAAAGCGCAGAATATTTCCGCCTGCTGGTCGATTTACTGGTTTACCGCTATATGGGGCAGAAAGTTGATGTCGTGGCAGGCTTGGATGCGCGCGGCTTCATCATTGGTGCAGCTTTGGCCTATCAACTGAACGTCGGCTTTGTCCCCATCCGCAAAAAAGGCAAACTGCCGTTTGATACGGTTTCTCAGAGTTACGCTTTGGAATATGGCGAAGCAACGGTAGAAATCCATACTGACGCCATCAAGCCGGGCGCACGCGTTTTGTTGGTAGATGATTTGGTAGCAACCGGCGGCACAATGCTGGCAGGTGTCGAGCTTATCCGCAAACTGGGCGGCGAAGTAATCGAAGCAGCTGCCATTTTAGAATTTACCGACTTGGACGGTGGCAAAAAAATCCGTGAAAGTGGCGCACCATTATTTACCCTATGCCAAAACAAAGGCTGTATGTAA
- the gmk gene encoding guanylate kinase, giving the protein MQNHKKGNIYIISAASGTGKTTLVSRLLKNHDDIRVSISHTTRQPREGETHGVHYHFVPKEEFESLIEQRAFLEHANVFGNYYGTSIAGVNSLSEEGYDVILEIDVQGAAQVRKSLPEASSIFILPPSFEVLAQRLIGRGTDSEEVIQTRLSKARHEIEQSVLFDYVVVNDDLDRAEADLFHIIKAGRLKKSSQQGFISNLLENS; this is encoded by the coding sequence ATGCAAAATCATAAAAAAGGCAATATTTACATCATTTCTGCCGCTTCCGGCACAGGTAAAACGACCTTGGTGTCGCGCCTGTTGAAAAATCATGATGACATCCGTGTTTCCATTTCTCATACCACGCGCCAGCCACGTGAGGGTGAGACACATGGTGTGCATTACCACTTTGTTCCCAAAGAAGAGTTTGAATCACTAATTGAGCAAAGAGCCTTTTTGGAACACGCCAATGTGTTCGGCAACTACTACGGCACCAGTATCGCCGGCGTGAATTCGTTGAGCGAAGAGGGCTATGATGTAATTTTGGAAATCGATGTGCAAGGTGCGGCGCAAGTGCGTAAATCGTTGCCTGAAGCCAGCAGCATTTTCATCCTGCCGCCTTCCTTTGAAGTTTTGGCGCAACGTTTGATCGGCCGTGGTACAGACAGCGAAGAAGTTATTCAAACACGTCTTTCAAAAGCCCGTCATGAGATTGAGCAATCCGTTTTGTTCGATTACGTCGTTGTGAATGACGATTTGGATCGTGCCGAAGCCGATTTGTTCCACATTATTAAAGCAGGCCGTCTGAAAAAATCCTCTCAACAGGGATTTATTTCAAACCTGTTGGAAAATTCGTAA